TACTTCTATATGGGCGCCGGAAAAGAGTTCCATGACAGTGAGGTTCCAAGAGAAAAGATAAGAGAGTTCAAGGCGGTTCATTTGGCAACAGGTGACCCTCACTTCAATTGCAAGGCAGGAATTGTTGCCAAGGAAGAGGAAAGATTGGTTTCATTTGATCCAGGACAAGACCTTGGATTGTATAGTCCTAATAAATTAAAGGAAGTCATCTCCAATGTCAATATCCTATTTGGAAATCATCATGAAATCAAAAGAATTCAAGAGTCCTTAAATGTGGACGTTAATGGATTGATGGATTTGGGGCCGGAGATTGTCTTAAAGACCTGCGGTTCAGAAGGAAGTATTATTTACAGTGACGAGGGCAAAATAGAAGTTAAGTCTATTTACAGGCCAGCTGTAGATCCTACCGGTGCAGGAGACTCATATAAGGCAGGATTCGTATCTAGACTCATTTATGGCGCTTCCTTAGAGGAAGCTGCTAAATTCGCTTCATCCGTTTCATCCTTTGTTGTTGAAAAGCAAGGATGTCAAACAAATATGCCGACTTTTGATGAAGCATATAATAGAATGGTTGAATTTTATAAATAATATTCTCATTCTTTTATTTTTTTAATCTTTCTTTTTTTTATTATATTAAATTCTATTTTTATTTTATATACTCCATTTTTCATATTTATTTCTTCCAATTTTTTATTTCATTTTTATTTCATTTTTATTACATTTTATTACATTTTATTACATTTTATTTCTTTTGCAATCTTTTTTTTAATTTTTAATTTTCATAACCTTTTTTAAAAATACTTAAGATTTAATAAAATATATTTGATATATATCAAAACTATTTGATAAAAAGCCCTATAAATGCTTTATTTTGGAAATAAAGGCCTAAAAAAATAGATATCTTTATATTGGATAAAATAATTAAATAAAAGTATAAAATCAAGCCAAATAGAATTAAATTAAACTTTACTTTAATAAAATATATTTGAATTTAAATTTAGCAATTCCTCAACATGATTTATGGAAATTAAAGAATTCTAAGGAATATTGATTTTATAATAATCTAGCATAATCAAAAACTATGGGGAGAAAAATTAATGACACAGATTAGTGATGCAAAAAAAGGCATATTGACAGAAGAAATGAAGCATGTCGCTAAGATTGAAGGAGTTAGCGAAGATTTTATCTTAAGATCCGTTGCAAACGGTACAATTGTAATACCAAGCAATGTACATAGGGATATTGAAGCATCTGGTATTGGTGCAGGACTCCGAACAAAAGTTAATGCAACTGTAGGAACTTCTACAGACATTGTAAACTTTGATGAAGAAGTATTGAAAGCGCAAATAGCTATTGATCATGGTGCAGACTGTTTGATGGAATTGAGTATAGGCGGAGATTTGGATGTTATAAGAAGAAGAGTTTTGGATATGTCTCCACTTCCAGTAGGTTCCGTACCTGTTTACCAAGCAGCTATTGAAAGCATTAGAGAACATGGTTCTGTAATTTACATGGATGAGGATGACTTATTCGGTGCAATCGAAAAGCAGGCAAAAGACGGTATTGACTTCATGGCTGTTCACAGCAGTATCAATATTGAAACCTTAACCAGACTCAAAAGACAAGGAAGAGTAACTGGACTTGTCTCTAGAGGAGGTTCCTTCATGTCTGGTTGGATTGTGGAAAATGAAAAGGAAAATCCATTATACGCTAACTTTGATTATGTATTGGAAATTGCAAAAGAGCATGATGTAGTACTTTCACTTGCAAACGGTATGAGAGCAGGTTCCATTGCAGACTCAACTGACAGGGCTCAAATCCAAGAATTGATTATCTTAGGAGAACTCATTGACAGATCCAGAGAAGCTGGCGTTCAATGTATGATTGAAGGGCCTGGTCACATTCCTATCAATGAGATTCCAACCAATGTAATGATTCAAAAGAAAATGTGTTCCAACGCTCCTTTCTA
The Methanobrevibacter sp. DNA segment above includes these coding regions:
- a CDS encoding carbohydrate kinase family protein, which translates into the protein MSIKKDLLAVGHTALDYIITVDEFPMANHSAPMKTMKNLNGGAAANGAMIGASLGMKTGLISAVGCEFIDSPYHKNMQKLGVDTEALIISEEESTPTAFVMTNNNQDQISYFYMGAGKEFHDSEVPREKIREFKAVHLATGDPHFNCKAGIVAKEEERLVSFDPGQDLGLYSPNKLKEVISNVNILFGNHHEIKRIQESLNVDVNGLMDLGPEIVLKTCGSEGSIIYSDEGKIEVKSIYRPAVDPTGAGDSYKAGFVSRLIYGASLEEAAKFASSVSSFVVEKQGCQTNMPTFDEAYNRMVEFYK
- the thiC gene encoding phosphomethylpyrimidine synthase, producing the protein MTQISDAKKGILTEEMKHVAKIEGVSEDFILRSVANGTIVIPSNVHRDIEASGIGAGLRTKVNATVGTSTDIVNFDEEVLKAQIAIDHGADCLMELSIGGDLDVIRRRVLDMSPLPVGSVPVYQAAIESIREHGSVIYMDEDDLFGAIEKQAKDGIDFMAVHSSINIETLTRLKRQGRVTGLVSRGGSFMSGWIVENEKENPLYANFDYVLEIAKEHDVVLSLANGMRAGSIADSTDRAQIQELIILGELIDRSREAGVQCMIEGPGHIPINEIPTNVMIQKKMCSNAPFYMLGPIVCDVAPGYDHIVSAIGAASSAKAGADFICYVTPAEHLALPSPEDVKEGVIATRIGAYAGDLASGQIDGSQDLAMAEARKRLDWEAQYACAMFPDAARAKRDERPPEEEDTCTMCGNYCAVKIVNEWLDQSDSDLIK